The following coding sequences are from one Mycobacteriales bacterium window:
- a CDS encoding ABC transporter permease: protein MNVDAATTSRPVLQEESAGTGPQRTGSRGAFLRRHRVRLAVQAATIGVILLSWLLLVPALDVPAYLWPRLPEVADAFRLIFVTIPAEQGVLTPGGGIYDLVQTLTATLVGYGVGAVVALVLALLASEFRILDYVVQPIVSAFQALPKIALAPLFLVWFGLGMLGHIALVVSLVVFPVMLNAYAGLRQVPEDYLELAQTFGTGRLRTLLLVRLPASLPSVFTGLSIGILYAFLAAIVAEFLSGQSGLGAQLVMAQANSNTAGVFAVLAVLGVLGAALNGTVALIGRRVVFWTGKR from the coding sequence ATGAACGTCGACGCGGCCACCACGTCCCGGCCGGTACTCCAGGAGGAGTCCGCGGGAACCGGTCCGCAGCGAACGGGCTCGCGAGGGGCCTTCCTGCGGCGGCACCGGGTCCGGCTGGCCGTCCAGGCCGCCACCATCGGTGTCATCCTGCTGAGCTGGCTCCTGCTGGTACCGGCCCTCGACGTGCCGGCCTACCTGTGGCCGCGGCTGCCCGAGGTGGCCGATGCCTTCCGGCTCATCTTCGTGACCATCCCGGCCGAGCAGGGAGTGCTGACGCCGGGGGGCGGCATCTACGACCTCGTCCAGACGCTCACCGCCACGCTCGTCGGCTACGGCGTCGGCGCCGTGGTAGCCCTCGTCCTGGCGCTGCTCGCGAGCGAGTTCCGCATACTGGACTACGTCGTGCAACCGATCGTCAGCGCCTTCCAGGCACTGCCGAAGATCGCCCTGGCGCCGCTCTTCCTCGTCTGGTTCGGCCTCGGCATGCTGGGACACATCGCGCTGGTCGTGTCCCTGGTGGTCTTCCCGGTAATGCTCAACGCGTACGCCGGGCTGCGGCAGGTCCCGGAGGACTACCTGGAGCTCGCCCAGACCTTCGGGACGGGGCGGCTGCGGACCCTGTTGCTGGTGCGCCTGCCGGCGTCGCTGCCGTCGGTGTTCACCGGTCTGTCCATCGGCATCCTCTACGCCTTCCTGGCGGCGATCGTGGCCGAGTTTCTCAGCGGACAGTCCGGTCTGGGCGCCCAGCTCGTGATGGCGCAGGCCAACTCCAACACAGCCGGCGTCTTCGCCGTGCTGGCCGTGCTCGGCGTGCTCGGTGCGGCGCTCAACGGCACCGTCGCGCTGATCGGCCGGCGGGTCGTCTTCTGGACCGGCAAGCGGTGA